From Antedon mediterranea chromosome 9, ecAntMedi1.1, whole genome shotgun sequence, a single genomic window includes:
- the LOC140058666 gene encoding tafazzin-like, translated as MPLKPGQWRYPSKPGFVWKFGTAATHFGVATLCKVWLNWLNTLKTVNLTALNKAIKHRPHDIPLITVSNHTSCLDDPLLWGCMDYKDLRNRKKTRWGLPANELCFETTRHTYFFHMGKGLPTIRGDGVYQKALDFGIERLNCGEWLHFFAEGKVNMTREFIRLKWGVGRAIMECNKAPIVLPFWHQGMENILPNRAPYIPRIGKKITIVFGEPIDLKEILEGMKKHNLNPVAIRKKLTDIIEEEMKPLKIQAEALHDSLLLK; from the exons ATGCCTTTGAAGCCAGGCCAGTGGAGATATCCATCCAAACCTGGATTTGTTTGGAAGTTCGGCACGGCGGCGACTCATTTTGGAGTTGCTACCCTTTGCAAAGTCTGGTTAA attGGTTGAACACATTAAAAACTGTAAATCTGACTGCTCTCAATAAAGCGATCAAACATCGGCCACATGACATTCCGCTGATTACAGTTTCCAATCACACCTCGTGCCTAGATGATCCTCTTCTATGGG gttgtaTGGATTATAAAGATTTGAGGAACCGAAAGAAGACGAGATG gGGGCTTCCAGCTAATGAATTGTGCTTTGAGACAACTAGGCACACATATTTCTTCCACATGGGCAAAGGCCTACCTACAATAAGAG GTGATGGGGTGTACCAGAAGGCCCTTGATTTCGGAATAGAAAGGCTCAACTGTGGCGAGTGGCTTCATTTCTTTGCTGAAG gaaaagTTAACATGACAAGAGAGTTCATAAGGTTAAAATGGG GAGTTGGTAGGGCTATAATGGAGTGCAATAAAGCACCAATAGTGCTTCCATTTTGGCATCAGGGAATGGAGAACATATTACCAAACAGAGCACCATATATACCAAGAATCGGGAAAAAGATCACGATAGTTTTTGGTGAGCCAATAGATTTGAAAGAAATTCTAGAAGGAATGAAGAAACATAATTTAAATCCA GTGGCAATACGAAAAAAATTAACAGATATAATCGAAGAGGAGATGAAGCCGCTAAAAATACAGGCAGAAGCGTTACATGACAGTTTACTGCTAAAATAA